The sequence GGCGCCTGGGCGATGGGGTCGCCCTATTGGGACCGGCACGCCCCTTCGACCGTGGACTCGCTCGTGCTGGCGCTGCGTGCCCAGGCCGGGTTCGCATTCGCCGCCGGGGCGCCGGTGGCCGGCACCTGCGACATGCGCGTCGGCGACGATCGGTTCACCCTGCGCTTCGGGGACGCCGGGTTGGATGTCGCCCGCGCCACCGCCTACGAGCCCGACGCGGTCGTCAAGACCGACGCCCGCACCCTCCAGATGCTGATCACCGGTGACGAGACGCTCGACGACGCCGTCGACGCGGGGCGTGTGACGCTCGGCGGCGACGAGCGGTTGATCAGGTCCTTGATCAAGTAGCAACGCCTGCGCGCTTTCGGCGCCGACCGGCTGACGAAGTTTCATATCCGCCTGGCAATCGGGCGAATCGGTTGCGCGT is a genomic window of Streptomyces griseochromogenes containing:
- a CDS encoding winged helix-turn-helix transcriptional regulator, with the translated sequence MNKKRSYNEGCPVSHALDLVGERWALLVVRELLLGPKRFSDLRDGLCGASSNILTIRLRDLEEIGVLRRYRAGAPVSGPVYELTDWGRSLEPVLFALGAWAMGSPYWDRHAPSTVDSLVLALRAQAGFAFAAGAPVAGTCDMRVGDDRFTLRFGDAGLDVARATAYEPDAVVKTDARTLQMLITGDETLDDAVDAGRVTLGGDERLIRSLIK